In one Magallana gigas chromosome 9, xbMagGiga1.1, whole genome shotgun sequence genomic region, the following are encoded:
- the LOC117692948 gene encoding uncharacterized protein — METILKRPGVLDMIRKSKIERSELGNTSTIEDVYNGNVYQSHFDISGFFHGTTLEERKHQLHLSFQINTDGVAVFKSSIFGVWPVYAVINELPPDARFTRENRIFLGLWFGTQKPNMKLLFGSFLKEFNLLFTGIPMSIKEEQLTVKAVLLSSTADAPARCLMMDFVQFNGKYGCPCCLSPGETFAISATGNSHIYPYKSESNESHDKLRTKEETKATAHRVETEYLSGRRRDPVPEMGVKGISFLMSFPKFDLIKGTGIDYMHCVLLGVVKMILGLWIDLDHKNEQWSLRSHIDVLNDRINKLRPHCMISRLPKKIDEYGDWKASEFRTFLLYYYVPLLEDVLPSKYFDHFCNLVLGTFLLLKTSISQTDLNLARCCFKRFCIGIEELYTERYATFNVHCLLHLCTKVEDLGPLWSQSCFFL, encoded by the exons Atggaaacaattttgaaaa GACCTGGTGTTCTTGACATGATAAGAAAAAGCAAAATTGAAAGGAGTGAACTAGGGAACACATCCACTATTGAAGATGTCTACAATGGAAATGTATACCAAAGTCATTTTGACATCAGTGGGTTTTTCCATGGAACAACCCTGGAAGAGAGGAAACATCAATTGCACCTGTCTTTTCAAATTAATACCGATGGAGTTGCTGTGTTCAAGTCATCTATATTTGGTGTTTGGCCTGTTTATGCAGTAATCAATGAACTGCCACCTGATGCAAG ATTCACAAGAGAAAACCGCATCTTCTTAGGACTATGGTTTGGAACTCAGAAACCAAATATGAAACTACTTTTTGGATCTTTTTTGAAAGAATTCAATTTGCTTTTTACAG gCATTCCCATGAGTATTAAAGAAGAACAGTTAACAGTGAAAGCCGTTCTTCTTAGCAGCACAGCTGATGCACCAGCGAGATGTTTAATGATGGATTTTGTACAGTTTAATGGTAAATATGGGTGTCCTTGTTGTCTATCCCCCGGAGAAACATTTGCAATATCGGCAACAGGGAACTCTCATATTTACCCCTACAAGTCTGAGAGTAATGAAAGCCATGACAAGTTAAGGACAAAGGAGGAAACCAAAGCTACAGCGCACCGAGTAGAAACAGAATATCTGAGTGGAAGAAGACGAGATCCCGTGCCGGAAATGGGAGTTAAAGGAATATCCTTTTTGATGTCTTTTCcaaagtttgatttaatcaAAGGTACTGGCATAGATTATATGCACTGTGTTTTGCTTGGTGTTGTTAAGATGATCCTTGGGCTTTGGATTGATTTAGATCACAAAAATGAGCAATGGTCTCTTAGAAGCCATATTGATGTACTTAATGATAGAATCAACAAACTAAGACCACATTGTATGATTTCACGcctaccaaaaaaaattgatgaatatgGTGACTGGAAAGCATCTGAATTTAGAACATTTCTTCTTTATTACTATGTACCCCTTTTGGAAGATGTACTcccttcaaaatattttgatcatttttgtaATTTAGTGCTTGGCACTTTCTTACTTTTGAAGACTTCAATTTCACAGACTGATCTGAATTTAGCTAGATGTTGTTTCAAAAGATTTTGTATTGGTATAGAAGAACTTTATACAGAGCGTTACGCCACATTTAATGTTCATTGTCTTTTACATTTGTGTACAAAAGTTGAAGATTTGGGACCACTGTGGTCCcagtcttgtttttttttatga
- the LOC105329284 gene encoding uncharacterized protein MCAP_0864, producing MSKLLLALVEWQEEGFPLGVINLRAIEDPRLPLEDYRVGLDVYAKCQGFPGSHPAKILKIGDDKRELHNEMDLLRTTPIANCPCSTEEGTRLPQEKSAGINKKQKGERATEKNSEQYVNPTEKKKAQDEQRKKKFEEKKNEAVLKKKARTELNNKVLQELNIDFNRIQNENIESGEDRLPLQDMELEFTQLSDDSDHEEINADSELIALTDLPVQEVNAKGHNTVAQKAPRSQHISLEEKYAEAIKENGILKCKLSEAYKQLQELKSWKNNMSKENTEDYSMLKPGKLSSDVAKRYKMVELTPGSGVYLYQHDIDYVQRVRDPSAQGTAAYGKRIAKLLMNIFFTKKDFPDCKLSPNAKGHLLLDETVTSAIINFSAQKSCATKGAIRQAMASKLSSARTKSKKIVQHS from the exons AtgtcaaaattattattagCCCTTGTCGAATGGCAGGAGGAAGGCTTTCCTCTCGGTGTGATAAATTTACGTGCCATAGAAGACCCGCGTCTTCCACTTGAAGATTACAGAGTTGGGTTAGACGTTTATGCCAAATGCCAAGGATTCCCGGGGTCACATCCCgccaaaattttaaagatcgGTG ATGATAAAAGAGAACTACACAATGAAATGGATCTCCTTAGGACAACTCCTATAGCCAATTGTCCATGTTCCACTGAAGAAGGAACTCG CCTACCTCAGGAAAAATCAGCTGGGATTAATAAGAAGCAGAAAGGTGAAAGAGCAACTGAGAAGAATTCAGAACAATACGTAAATCcaactgaaaagaaaaaagcaCAGGatgaacaaagaaaaaaaaaatttgaagagaaAAAGAATGAAGCAGTTCTAAAGAAAAAAGCCAGGACAGAGCTAAATAACAAAGTTTTGCAAGAGTTGAATATTGACTTCAATAG aattCAAAATGAGAACATAGAGAGTGGAGAAGACCGTCTACCTCTTCAGGACATGgaacttgaatttacacagtT ATCTGATGACTCTGATCATGAGGAAATAAATGCCGATTCAGAATTGATTGCTTTAAC GGACTTGCCAGTTCAAGAGGTAAATGCCAAAGGGCACAATACCGTTGCTCAAAAAGCCCCACGAAGCCAGCATATTTCACTGGAGGAGAAATATGCTGAGGCAATTAAAGAAAATGGCATTCTAAAATGCA AACTTTCAGAAGCTTATAAACAGTTACAGGAATTGAAAAGCTGGAAGAATAATATGTCGAAAGAAAATACCG AGGATTACTCTATGCTAAAGCCTGGTAAACTTTCAAGTGATGTGGCAAAAAGATACAAG ATGGTTGAACTCACACCTGGATCAGGTGTGTACCTCTATCAACATGATATTGACTATGTTCAAAGAGTGCGAGATCCTTCTGCCCAAGGAACAGCTGCCTATGGTAAACGGATTGCAAAACTCCTCATGAACATATTCTTCACAAAGAAAGACTTTCCTGATTGCAAGCTGTCTCCCAACGCTAAAGGCCATCTATTGCTAGATGAAACCGTTACAAGTGCGATTATCA atTTTTCAGCGCAGAAGTCGTGCGCCACAAAAGGGGCCATTCGCCAAGCAATGGCATCAAAATTATCCTCAGCAAGAACAAAAAGCAAGAAAATTGTGCAGCATTCATAA